In Marmota flaviventris isolate mMarFla1 chromosome 17, mMarFla1.hap1, whole genome shotgun sequence, a single genomic region encodes these proteins:
- the Ccdc200 gene encoding coiled-coil domain-containing protein 200, with translation MGSAYHWEARRRQMALDRRRWLMAEQQQQQQQQQQQEQELEESWAPSAQLHQPFVQPKPPAQPKTPAEPKPPIQQPRHQPTQAQLLPLQPEPLPPLPPPPPPPPPPRPPQRSDQDPLTQCNFLSSVQDSQRQGPQPDSLGAPEAGGQLYNLSRPGLMNSCLSSLNKHPGYSCFKVKQSTEEGRLWLSSCLSMSVQSFIKGIEVSTWKTPHWLCKVVSDELFLIFLPCSLLLLPHTLDLL, from the exons ATGGGTAGTGCCTACCACTGGGAAGCCCGGCGCCGACAGATGGCTTTGGACCGGAGGAGGTGGCTAATggctgagcagcagcagcagcaacaacagcagcagcagcaggaacag GAGTTGGAGGAGTCCTGGGCTCCCTCCGCACAGCTGCACCAGCCATTCGTGCAGCCGAAGCCACCAGCGCAGCCGAAAACACCAGCAGAGCCAAAGCCACCAATACAGCAGCCACGGCACCAGCCAACACAAGCACAGCTTCTGCCGCTGCAGCCAGAGCCactgccaccactgccaccaccaccacccccgccaccaccaccacGGCCACCACAACGAAGTGATCAGGACCCGCTTACTCAGTGCAATtttctgtccagtgtccaggattCCCAAAGGCAAGGACCCCAGCCTGACTCACTGGGGGCTCCTGAAGCTGGAGGGCAATTGTATAACCTCTCACGTCCTG GTCTCATGAACTCCTGCCTTTCTAGCCTTAACAAACACCCTGGATATTCATGTTTCAAGGTGAAACAGAGCACAGAGGAAGGGAGGCTCTGGCTGA GCTCCTGCTTGTCCATGTCAGTTCAGTCCTTCATAAAGG GCATTGAGGTGTCCACGTGGAAGACACCCCACTGGCTCTGCAAGGTGGTTTCAGATGAGCTCTTCTTAATCTTCCTACCCTGCAGCCTCCTCCTGCTTCCACATACTTTGGACCTCTTGTGA